The Drosophila mauritiana strain mau12 chromosome 2R, ASM438214v1, whole genome shotgun sequence genome has a segment encoding these proteins:
- the LOC117138180 gene encoding titin-like isoform X6 has product MFTKPSLLIPKILNLERVAVKIQSETYVDKSSEKMISLQQSLMDIFVILDDFLDEETEVLKPKIENIKTTLLSDYDYIEKKDGPLLTAVINGKIKVVSQNILTTIEEVKQLNEGHAQKEQDEKREESQEEEVKDSEAKPKKAKVLEKKSIEEEKLEDKNEKQTESGIDKKSQKAKVSETASEKITDEKPQESQKKEVSEDKPKKTKVLAKKSIEEETLDENKEKQTESAIDNKSQKAQVSETVSEKITNVKAEESQQEEIKDIEAKPKKAKVLEKKSIEEEKLGDKKEKQTESAIDKKSQKAEVSEIVSEKITDETAEESQKEEVKDSEAKPKKAKILEKKSVEEEKLEDKKEKQTESAIDKKSQKAEVSETVSEKITDEKPQESQKEEVSEDKPKKTKVLAKKPIEEETLDEKKEKQTETAIDNKSQKAQVSETVSEKITNVKAEESQQEEIKDIEAKPKKAKVLEKKSIEEEKLGDKKEKQTESAIDKKSQKAEVSETVSEKITDEKAQESQKEEVKDSEAKPKKAKVLEKKSIEEEKLEDKKEKQTESAIDNKSQKAEVSETVSEKITDEKEQESQKEEVKESEAKPKKAKVLEKKSIEEEKLGDKKEKQTESAIDKKSQKAEVSETVSEKITDEKAQESQKEEVKESEAKPKKAKVLEKKSIEEEKLGDKKEKQTESAIDKKSQKAEVSETVSEKIPDEKAQESQKEEVKESEAKPKKAKILEKKSIEEEKLGDKKEKQTESAIDKKSQKAEVSETVSEKITDETAEESQKEEVKESEAKPKKAKVLKKKSIEEEKLGDKKEKQTESAIDKKSQKAEVSETAPENITDKKTKESKKEEVSEDKPKKTKVLAKKPIEEETLDEKKEKQTETAIDNKSQKAQVSETASEKITDETAEESQKEEVKDAEAKPKKPKVSEKKSIVEEKLDEKKEKQTETKEVTDTKSQTAEVSEIVSEKISKENTEESQKVEVKDKSKKTKVLENSDVAEVVPEKISEEKVAEIKTPESKDSKAKSKNSAALKKKSVDEGSKEQKPHGIPADEKRHGAKVLDSVPVKNEAEKTDQLAAKKPSVLDEDLVVPKGKPYEAEQSADSVSLQTYKSMDSEYKDRKESRSAKRKPTVDIQLTNRNTASGSDLKLTCGLSGHEMNVQWFKDNCPIENGAKYRRTLNDGLSCLEIKSAELGDSGIYRCIASNQNGEVETSCLVTIYEAPSSKFGTPPIFTRNIRDAYHSQGNQLTLECKVSGSPKPHIYWQRDNTLLPIEGTKYQYEEQSDGVKLLTINNFGSSDSGLYTCYAESENGQMKISKFVQSSDYVRERIADKKPIDKVIQEIKRDESSSAAANDTAAAKAKAREAKLRLNLETSLKTMTIGSGNKAQLICYVTGIIEDVHWLRNDERVTKDARHKIYNINGAISLEIYDARVEDSGHYRCVVKNSRQTVESAGQLSVLDQSTGKLPESFSSGIIESYDDQRNEIVLSCQVIGRPSVSWMRDDHSICNNRYRTIEEPGGVRKLVIRNPISSDCGIFACYAEHEDRIDSTSITIKAADLKRLINVSKEEIPSIGDHESTPWSRSQSHLSSGSQVNGNGELHRAGDRVLRSVGKGKPLFHTLLHDRTVSEGANLRLLCAVSGDENTHIEWLKNHKPLPRSDNRYQTLYLNGEASLEIFAAVADDSGNYTCCATNDFGESLTHAQLRVYKHFKEAPLPSTFTQPIRDTYSLNENELVLDCRVRGQPRPEIQWIKGTEPIEASEKFKLSDQADGYAKLVIVNPTEKDSGIYWCVARNEGAENKISHQVDFKGRQHYSLEKTHGFFHRDPNKPHFLLPLGNQTVCNGGTVAISAEFMETSTPIEVKWLRDRRVVDGPNVKALADRGVYTLTIMNAGPEVEGTYTCRASNAFGRIESNVNVDVAVGAEKDERPPLFLSRPDTEMKIAVGDPFSLSFRIAGDPKPKLTFMKGTKDITQSDRVSKEVSDDYTRFSVQQAQISDSGTYFVVARNNFGTDRIFVTVTIKIPKKKEE; this is encoded by the exons ATGTTCACCAAACCGTCCTTATTAATCCccaaaattttaaatttggaGAGAGTTGCTGTTAAAATTCAATCAGAAACATATGTTGATAAGTCATCGGAAAAAATGATTAGTTTGCAACAGAGTCTTATGGATATTTTCGTAATTCTTGATGACTTTTTAGATGAGGAGACGGAAGTTCTAAaaccaaaaattgaaaatattaaaacaacGTTGCTCAGTGACTATGattatattgaaaaaaaagatGGACCCCTCTTAACGGCTGTAATAAATGGAAAGATTAAAGTTGTTTCCCAAAATATCTTAACTACTATTGAAGAAGTGAAACAATTGAATGAAGGACACGCCCAAAAGGAACAGGACGAGAAGCGAGAAGAAAGCCAAGAGGAGGAGGTTAAGGACTCTGAAGCCAAGCCTAAGAAAGCGAAGGTTTTGGAGAAGAAATCAATCGAAGAAGAGAAACTTGAAGACAAGAATGAAAAACAGACGGAGTCCGGTATTGATAAAAAATCTCAAAAGGCTAAGGTGTCCGAAACTGCCTCCGAAAAGATTACTGATGAGAAGCCACAAGAAAGCCAAAAGAAGGAGGTGTCTGAAGACAAGCCTAAGAAAACGAAGGTTTTGGCGAAGAAATCAATCGAAGAAGAGACCCTGGATgaaaataaggaaaaacaGACGGAGTCCGCTATCGATAACAAATCCCAAAAGGCTCAGGTGTCGGAAACTGTTTCCGAAAAGATTACTAATGTGAAGGCAGAAGAAAGCCAACAGGAGGAGATTAAGGACATTGAAGCCAAGCCTAAGAAAGCGAAGGTTTTGGAGAAGAAATCAATCGAAGAGGAGAAACTTGGAGacaagaaagaaaaacagacGGAGTCCGCTATTGATAAAAAATCCCAAAAGGCTGAGGTGTCCGAAATTGTCTCCGAAAAGATTACTGATGAGACGGCAGAAGAAAGCCAAAAGGAGGAGGTTAAGGACTCTGAAGCCAAACCTAAGAAAGCGAAGATTTTGGAGAAAAAATCAGTCGAAGAAGAGAAACTTGAAGacaagaaagaaaaacagacGGAGTCCGCTATTGATAAAAAATCCCAAAAGGCTGAGGTGTCCGAAACTGTCTCCGAAAAGATTACTGATGAGAAGCCACAAGAAAGCCAAAAGGAGGAGGTGTCTGAAGACAAGCCTAAGAAAACGAAGGTTTTGGCGAAGAAACCAATCGAAGAAGAGACACTGGATGAAAAGAAGGAAAAACAGACGGAGACCGCTATCGATAACAAATCCCAAAAGGCTCAGGTGTCGGAAACTGTTTCCGAAAAGATTACTAATGTGAAGGCAGAAGAAAGCCAACAGGAGGAGATTAAGGACATTGAAGCCAAGCCTAAGAAAGCGAAGGTTTTGGAGAAGAAATCAATCGAAGAGGAGAAACTTGGAGacaagaaagaaaaacagacGGAGTCCGCTATTGATAAAAAATCCCAAAAGGCTGAGGTGTCCGAAACTGTCTCCGAAAAGATTACTGATGAGAAGGCACAAGAAAGCCAAAAGGAGGAGGTTAAGGACTCTGAAGCCAAGCCTAAAAAAGCGAAGGTTTTGGAGAAGAAATCAATCGAAGAGGAGAAACTTGAAGacaagaaagaaaaacagacGGAGTCCGCTATTGATAACAAATCCCAAAAGGCTGAGGTGTCCGAAACTGTCTCCGAAAAGATTACTGATGAGAAGGAACAAGAAAGCCAAAAGGAGGAGGTTAAGGAATCTGAAGCTAAGCCCAAGAAAGCGAAGGTTTTGGAGAAGAAATCAATCGAAGAGGAGAAACTTGGAGacaagaaagaaaaacagacGGAGTCCGCTATTGATAAAAAATCCCAAAAGGCTGAGGTGTCCGAAACTGTCTCCGAAAAGATTACTGATGAGAAGGCACAAGAAAGCCAAAAGGAGGAGGTTAAGGAATCTGAAGCTAAGCCCAAGAAAGCGAAGGTTTTGGAGAAGAAATCAATCGAAGAGGAGAAACTTGGAGacaagaaagaaaaacagacGGAGTCCGCTATTGATAAAAAATCCCAAAAGGCTGAGGTGTCCGAAACTGTCTCCGAAAAGATTCCTGATGAGAAGGCACAAGAAAGCCAAAAGGAGGAGGTTAAGGAATCTGAAGCCAAGCCCAAGAAAGCGAAGATTTTGGAGAAGAAATCAATCGAAGAGGAGAAACTTGGAGacaagaaagaaaaacagacGGAGTCCGCTATTGATAAAAAATCCCAAAAGGCTGAGGTGTCCGAAACTGTCTCCGAAAAGATTACTGATGAGACGGCAGAAGAAAGTCAAAAGGAGGAGGTTAAGGAATCTGAAGCCAAGCCCAAGAAAGCGAAGGTTTTGAAGAAGAAATCAATCGAAGAGGAGAAACTTGGAGacaagaaagaaaaacagacGGAGTCCGCTATTGATAAAAAATCCCAAAAGGCTGAGGTGTCCGAAACTGCCCCCGAAAACATTACTGATAAGAAGACAAAGGAAAGCAAAAAGGAGGAGGTGTCTGAAGACAAGCCTAAGAAAACGAAGGTTTTGGCGAAGAAACCAATCGAAGAAGAGACACTGGATGAAAAGAAGGAAAAACAGACGGAGACCGCTATCGATAACAAATCCCAAAAGGCTCAGGTGTCCGAAACTGCCTCCGAAAAGATTACTGATGAGACGGCAGAAGAAAGCCAAAAGGAGGAGGTTAAGGACGCTGAAGCCAAGCCTAAGAAACCTAAGGTTTCAGAGAAGAAATCAATCGTAGAAGAGAAATTGGatgaaaagaaagaaaagcaGACCGAGACTAAGGAAGTCACTGATACCAAATCCCAAACGGCTGAGGTTTCTGAAATCGTTTCGGAAAAGATATCGAAAGAGAACACAGAAGAAAGCCAAAAGGTTGAAGTTAAGGACAAATCAAAAAAGACGAAGGTCCTGGAGAATTCAGATGTTGCCGAGGTTGTTCCCGAAAAAATATCTGAAGAGAAGGTTGCTGAAATAAAAACTCCCGAATCTAAGGACTCAAAGGCTAAATCTAAAAATTCGGCTGCACTGAAGAAGAAATCAGTTGATGAAGGTTCAAAGGAGCAAAAACCACATGGAATTCCTGCCGATGAAAAGAGACACGGGGCTAAGGTTCTTGATTCTGTTCCTGTTAAGAATGAAGCTGAGAAAACAGATCAACTTGCAGCAAAGAAACCAAGTGTTCTGGATGAGGACCTGGTTGTTCCAAAAGGAAAGCCATATGAGGCTGAACAAAGTGCAGATTCTGTTAGCCTGCAAACGTACAAGTCCATGGACTCGGAGTACAAGGACCGAAAGGAATCCCGAAGTGCCAAGCGGAAGCCCACTGTTGACATCCAACTAACCAATCGAAACACGGCGTCTGGCAGCGACCTCAAGCTGACTTGTGGGCTATCGGGTCACGAGATGAATGTGCAATGGTTCAAGGATAACTGCCCCATCGAGAATGGTGCCAAGTACAGGAGAACATTGAACGACGGACTGTCGTGCCTTGAAATCAAATCGGCCGAACTGGGTGACTCTGGCATTTACCGATGCATAGCGTCCAATCAAAATGGAGAAGTCGAAACTAGCTGTCTTGTGACTATATACGAAGCACCTTCAAGTAAATTTGGCACTCCGCCCATATTTACACGCAACATTAGAG ATGCATATCATTCCCAGGGTAACCAGCTCACATTGGAGTGCAAGGTATCTGGCAGTCCCAAGCCACATATTTACTGGCAGAGGGATAACACCCTACTGCCCATTGAGGGCACCAAGTACCAGTATGAGGAGCAAAGCGACGGAGTGAAACTCCTGACCATTAACAACTTTGGCAGCAGTGATTCCGGCTTGTATACTTGCTATGCGGAGAGTGAAAATGGCCAAATGAAGATCAGCAAATTTGTTCAGTCCTCTGATTATGTTAGAGAGAGAATTGCCGATAAGAAACCGATTGACAAGGTCATCCAGGAGATCAAACGGGATGAATCCTCCAGTGCCGCGGCGAACGACACTGCAGCCGCCAAGGCGAAGGCTCGTGAGGCGAAGTTGCGACTGAATCTGGAGACCAGCTTAAAGACCATGACCATCGGAAGTGGTAATAAGGCTCAGCTCATCTGCTATGTGACTGGCATCATCGAGGATGTTCACTGGCTGAGGAACGATGAGCGGGTGACGAAGGATGCCCGCCACAAGATCTACAACATAAACGGAGCCATCAGCCTGGAAATCTACGATGCCCGGGTGGAGGACAGTGGCCACTACCGATGCGTGGTGAAGAACAGCCGGCAGACGGTGGAAAGTGCTGGCCAGCTAAGTGTGCTGGATCAGTCCACGGGAAAGTTGCCGGAAAGCTTCTCCAGTGGTATTATAG AATCCTACGATGACCAGCGTAATGAGATCGTTCTTAGTTGCCAGGTGATTGGACGCCCGAGTGTCAGCTGGATGCGTGATGACCACTCCATATGCAACAACCGGTACAGAACAATAGAAGAACCAGGTGGTGTAAGAAAGTTGGTAATACGCAATCCCATATCCTCCGATTGTGGCATCTTCGCCTGCTATGCAGAGCACGAGGATCGGATTGACTCCACCAGCATCACCATCAAGGCGGCCGATCTTAAGCGCCTGATTAACGTCAGTAAGGAGGAGATTCCAAGCATCGGCGATCATGAGAGCACGCCTTGGTCACGTAGCCAGTCGCATTTGAGTTCCGGAAGCCAGGTTAACGGCAACGGAGAACTTCATCGCGCCGGAGATCGTGTCCTGCGCAGCGTGGGCAAGGGAAAGCCACTCTTCCACACTCTATTGCACGATCGCACTGTTTCGGAGGGAGCCAATCTCCGGCTGCTCTGCGCCGTATCCGGAGACGAGAATACCCACATTGAGTGGTTGAAGAACCACAAACCTCTGCCCAGGAGCGACAATCGCTATCAGACACTCTACCTGAATGGAGAAGCCTCGTTGGAGATCTTCGCTGCGGTGGCCGATGATAGTGGCAACTATACCTGCTGTGCCACCAACGATTTTGGAGAGAGTTTAACCCATGCCCAGCTGCGGGTATACAAACACTTCAAGGAAGCCCCATTGCCAAGTACTTTTACGCAGCCAATCCGAG ACACATATTCTCTCAACGAGAATGAGTTGGTTCTGGATTGCCGCGTACGTGGCCAGCCGCGTCCCGAAATCCAATGGATCAAGGGCACGGAGCCCATCGAGGCCAGCGAGAAGTTCAAGCTGAGCGATCAGGCCGATGGCTATGCCAAGCTGGTCATTGTGAATCCCACAGAGAAGGATTCGGGCATCTATTGGTGTGTGGCCCGCAACGAGGGTGCGGAGAACAAGATCTCCCATCAGGTGGACTTCAAGGGACGCCAGCACTACTCGCTGGAGAAGACGCACGGATTCTTCCATCGCGATCCCAACAAGCCGCACTTCCTGCTGCCATTGGGCAACCAGACGGTCTGCAACGGTGGCACCGTGGCCATTTCCGCCGAATTCATGGAGACCAGCACACCCATCGAGGTCAAGTGGCTTCGCGATCGCAGGGTGGTGGATGGACCCAACGTCAAGGCCCTGGCCGATCGCGGTGTCTACACGCTGACCATCATGAATGCCGGTCCCGAGGTGGAGGGCACCTATACCTGCCGCGCCTCCAATGCCTTTGGTCGCATCGAATCCAATGTCAACGTCGATGTGGCCGTCGGAGCCGAGAAGGATGAGCGTCCTCCGCTGTTCCTCTCGCGACCGGACACCGAAATGAAGATCGCCGTCGGTGATCCCTTCTCGCTGTCCTTCCGCATTGCCGGCGATCCGAAACCAAAAC TGACCTTCATGAAGGGCACGAAGGACATTACCCAGTCGGATCGGGTCAGCAAAGAGGTGTCCGATGACTACACAAGATTCTCAGTGCAGCAAGCCCAGATCTCCGATTCTGGCACCTACTTCGTGGTAGCCCGCAACAACTTTGGCACCGACAGGATATTCGTCACTGTGACG ATTAAAATACCCAAAAAGAAAGAAGAATAA